CAGCTAAATACACATCATTCTAACACTGGCAGTTATAGTTAGATTTGTCTATCATAATTTAAAACACCCCTGCCACTCAGTGGCTAAACACAtggcaaataaaataaaatacaatgtaATTTACAGTGGCTATAGAAAATCACATGCTATGGCAAGGTCAACACTGCTCAGCTACTGCACACGGCGCTACTGCACACACCGCTACTGAACGCCGCTATTGTATGTTACTCAGGAgacaaacaaaaagaaattcacctcacatttataaatatattacaCTAATTACAATAACCATCGCACCGGTATACACAGTGGGGTCGTGGGAAGAGAGGCTTGTGTGTGAAACAGAACACGGACACTAACGTGTGAAACAGAACACTGACACTAacagacatgtgtgagtgtcctGCCTGTCTGAGCCGGAGAGCAGATTCAGGGTCACTGCACCATCAGCTAGGTGCCATGGTGGGAGATGAGGGTGAAGCTTACAGAGGCTACACTGCACCACCCTGCAGGTGAGGAGCTCCACCCTGAGGCTAGCAGGCAGTGTaacttattaaaaataaaaaaccaagACCTTTGGTCAGATCATTTCACTGAACATGCTAAGCAGGGGCAtatataatagtaataataacaatggtAAATTCAATGTGAGCAGCTGATCTACTGATTTAGTGGCTTTTAGAAGTTTAAAGGCCTATGGTGCTTGTGGCAGTCTGAGCAGATAATCTCACAGAGTAGAAAAACACACATGTAGTCTAGTCATATGCAGGGCGACTACAATCTGAAAGTGCACTTAacaaaaagaggagagagagtctCTGTGCATGTCAGTAACACCAGGGCACCTCACCCCAGCAAACACACTTTCATGGTGCCAGTTTGGATGTGTCATAAAAGGAGTGGGAAAAGTAGATAATGACCAAGGAGTGGCTGAGAATGGGAGTGATCACATGTGTCAAAACGTCTCCAGTGGTTGGAGTAAACCTGAGAAGGCTGGgtgtggtggagcaggtggtgaaacgcctcctccacctgctgcaTAGAGCTTGTATCCAAAATGCTTTAGAAACCACAACATTTGTGTGAATCCTCCAGCAACATAACTCCAGTGAGGGTGCAGATGGTTTGGTGGATGCTTTAAGACCCGAAGGTCCTGCATCCTGCTTCTAAGGATAAGATGCACAGCCCATTACAGGAGTAgttagtgtggggatgtgaagACAACACCCAGCTCTGAACACGCCCCTCCTACACAGTGGACTACAGCGAATAAATAACACTTTCACTCTCTGCACACCTTTATACAAGATTATATATTTGAACAACAGTCTTCTCAAAACATTCTCAACATGCTATATTAACATTTCACAATGGCCTCTCTGTAGTGCCCATACACCTGTAATAGTTCTTAAGCCtaatcagaaaaaaatgtgaaaacgATGTCTAAGAGAGGAGAGCACAGTAATTCAACCAGTCTCTTCTAAACAGATTGTCCTGTATCCAACATATATCACAATGTGAATATGGAAATGTTTAGTGATATTGACATGAAGTTTTGTTTGATGTTTGTagtcaagtaaaaaaaaaatccactaGTGAGTAGTTTCTCACTACTGCAGTACCTTAGGGACAATTAAGTCAAGTTCTTCCATGCAAGACCTCTAGGAGCCACTAGGAGATGCAGAACATCACCAGTAATATTTCAGATTATTTTACTGTTGAGATGCTCTGCTATGTGTCCCTCCAAAAGCTTCTCTTCAGTACAAATGTGCAACACATAAACCAGGAACATTATGTGACGTTATTTGATTTCCACAAAGCTTGTGGTGTCCTACACTTCTATGTCTGTGTTCTGCGTATGGGATGCTCATCACACAATAGTAATACAAGAACCTCTGAAATGCTGCAGCATCTTCATGAAGTTCACATGAAAGCACATTGTCATGTGTCCTAAAGAGCCACCGAGAATTCATATCAAAGTCTTTTGAAAATGGTGGATGGAACCAGCCGACAGTTTACAATGGGGCCAGAAAGACTCAGAATACGACCAGCCAGGGAGGAAGCAGACTTTCTGACTACACTTAAGACAACATGAAGGGAGCCCAGAAAAACTTTCAATATTACagttacacacacccacaaaatgTCCATAATGAATGGTAAAAAAGTGTAGTTCAATTTtttggggaggagagagagctgTTTGGGAGGAGAGTGTGTTGGACTGGGGCTGGAACAACAGGACGATCACACAGCCAGGTCAGAAATCACCAACTTGTCCATTTTATTTCCAATCTCAGAGGGGACGGCAATctcgtcagtctcataatcgtcctcaaaagacctgaaaCAGCAGCATTCGCCATGCCAGTTTAGATGAAACTGCTACATTCAAACACATCAGTGAACATACTTAATTTATGGATATGACAAGAATATATAGAGTATGTAAATAAATAGTAAATATATGTCTGTCTAGTGTTTCTGAGCGAAAAACAAGCTGAGCTggacacactcacccctcatgTAGCTGCTCACTGGCCGTTTCCTCAGCAACCAAGATCTCATACTCCTCTGCTGCAAACTTATCCCAGTCTGAGGGTTCAGGACCATCTCCATCCAcatcctgcaacacacacatgtacacacacatatatacacacacacatacacacacacacacacacatatatatacacacacacacacatacacacactcgtacacacacacatacacatatatatacacacacacacgcacacacacacatacacacacacacgtacacgcacacacacacacacacaagtacacacacacaaacacgtgcacacaaacacacacacaaatacaatctTCAGCTCAAACTCAGTTGGTCTAGTTAGACACAGTAGTGTCAGTAGCTCAGTGTTTGTAACGTGTTTGGTTGGTTTATGTGCTTTGTGCAAAAGTGGACAGCACTTACAGTTGATGGATAAGTATGTGCTGCAATCTCACAACCACTACCAGGTTTCCATGGCAGCTCACTATAAATGTACTCGCCTGAAATCAGAGTCCAGGGCTTTGTGTGGGAGGGAGTGTATCTTACCTTTTGCACTGCAAATGGATCTCTCTGTTCATGGTCCAGGTATTTCTCCAGGTTGAAGAAAGTGTCAAAAAATATGTGTGACATCCTGCACCGCTTCAGATCACGAAGAGTGATCTTCCCTGCAAAGAGCACAAAAACATTGAGTCCAGCTGAGGAACCATCCTGCATCGCTGAGGAGATGAGAAACGGCTTCAAAAACAGAAActgtgattctgtgatggaACAAAGAGGGaagatgagaggaggagtgtaacgtgtgatgagaggaggagtgtagcgtgtgatgagaggaggagtgtaacgtgtgatgagaggaggagtgtaACGTGTGATGAGAGGAGTGTAGCGTGTGATGAGAGGAAGAGTGTAACGTgtgatgagaggaggagtgtaatgtgtgatgagaggaggagtgtaACGTGTGATGAGAGGAGTGTAACGTgtgatgagaggaggagtgtaACGTGTGATGAGAGGAGTGTAGCGTgtgatgagaggaggagtgtaacgtgtgatgagaggaggagtgtaacgtgtgatgagaggaggagtgtaatgtgtgatgagaggaggagtgtaGCGTGTGATGAGAGGAGTGTAACGTgtgatgagaggaggagtgtaACGTGTGATGAGAGGAGTGTAGCGTgtgatgagaggaggagtgtaacgtgtgatgagaggaggagtgtagcgtgtgatgagaggaggagtgtaacgtgtgatgagaggaggagtgtaacgtgtgatgagaggaggagtgtaacgtgatgagaggaggagtgtaacgtgatgagaggaggagtggtgcgtgtgatgagaggaggagtgtaacgtgtgatgagaggaggagtgtaacgtgatgagaggaggagtgtaacgtgatgagaggaggagtggtgcgtgtgatgagaggaagagtgtaacgtgtgatgagaggaggagtgtaacgtgtgatgagaggaggagtgtaacgtgatgagaggaggagtggtgcgtgtgatgagaggaggagtgtaacgtgtgatgagaggaggagtgtaacgtgatgagaggaggagtgtaACGTGTGCAGCGTCTTCTCATTGTGCAGAGGTTTACTGGGCAGCATTTCACCAAGAAACTGTCAATGCAACAGGAAACTGCCTTCAGAATGCACAAGTTCTTTATTTCCTGGGAATGGTGTGAGTTCTACATCTCCCTTCTTTCTTTTTGGATTGCCAACTACAGTTATCATGAGGACGCTCTGTGTCAGCtggtttttgtctttttatctATGAGGTGGGGTTGAGAGAAGAACACCACCCTTTCTCACCTGGCCACTCTGGTTTGACAAGGTCCAGCATCTGGCAGAGTAGGTCCTGGAAAGGCAGAGGTTCAACACCCATACCTTCCATCCTCTCACACTGCTCCTCATAAAAGTACTCAAGCTCATACATGGAGAGAACACCATCCCCATCCATATCCATACAGCGAAACCAGTactcaacactaacacacacacacacacacacacacacacacacacacacacacacacacacacacacacacacacacacacacatacacatacatcagaCTTTTTGTGACAGGCATTGCATCACAAGGCCTTACATACCTCCATCCCTCTaagtacaataaaaaaaaatagcaaTTTTACACAGATTCAGAAAAGccccttttaaaaacatgtcaaGTTCAGTGTCCTTAAACATGTTTATGCTTAAGCGCTTCAGATCTACACACATGCAGTGCCAGTAGTTACTCACTCGCCACACTAATATCCAAATTATCACGCACACACTGATTTTCATGGAGTTTAATACAGTGTTTCAGTTATATCTTGAATAAAGTGTAAATTGTTCTGTTAAGACGAAAGCCCCCTCCCCATAATGCCACCAGTGTAATTACCTGGTGTGGTTCTTCTTGTCTTCTTCTGAGATGAGGAACCACACAAACTCAGCATAGCTCATTCTTCCTTCTCTTTGCACAGAGTTTCCCCTGAAACACAGTAGAGGAATTTAGCTGTGTCCAGCTCACAGCCATTTCATACACACAAGTTTATTTCTCGTCTATCTTACCGGGTCACAGCCCCTGAGAAAAGCCGCTCAATGATCCTGCTAGATGATGCTGTAGAACAAAACACAACTCAGAAATGCACTCCAAGAAAACACTCTCATCAGGAACTCACTCCAAGAAAACACTCTCATCAGGAACTCACTCTCAGAAAACACTCTCATCAGGAACTCACTCTCATCAGGAACTCACTCCAAGAAAACACTCTCATCAGGAACTCACTCTCAGAAAACACTCTCATCAGGAACTCACTCTCAGAAAACACTCTCATCAGGAGCTCACTCTCAGAAAACTCTCATCAGGAACTCACTCTCAGAAAACACTCTCATCAGGAGCTCACTCTCAGAAAACACTTATCAAAAACTCAATCTCAGGAAAAAACTCTTATAATCTCATTCTCAGAGAAAGTCTCAACAGAAAGGCACTTTCAGAAAAACTCATCAAAAACTAATCTGTTAATCTGTTACTCAGTTAATTTGAAACTCACTATGACTCTTTTTTTCCAGAAAAATAAACTAGCTGGAAACACACTCTCTATAAAAAATCTCTCATCAGAAACTCTTTCTCTCATCTAAAACCGATTAATTACTCTAATGTACTCTCAGAAAAACAAATCACTTTCTGAAAAAGTCTCAGAAAAGCTTGAATCACCAACTTTCTTTCAGAAAAATTTGCATCAGAAACAAACTCAGAAAAACTGCACTCTGTAAAAACCTTTAATAAACTCACTCAAAACTCCCAGGTAGAAACTGAGAAACACTCAGTTTTGGCTTTGATGTATTAACACCTCATCTTGAATCTTCCTGTTCAGCCACTTACCATGGTCATTGTACCGAGCCAGATCCTTGGGGTCAATGAAGAGATCGTGGTCAGTGTCCAGCTCCCAGAACTTACAGTAGATAACGTAAAAGTGTTCGTAAGAAAAGTAGTCAGTGATCTGATTGAtatcatcctcctcttccagcAGGGCAAGAGTCTGGAAAAAGACACGACTATTAAAGTAAAGGCAAGAGCATAAAGAACTCTTCACCCACATATCTCACCATGAAATATGGTGATGCAGACATAGCATGGAGTAGTTATGTTAATCTTGTTTGCATCTCCCATTCATGCGTAATCAGTATTTTTGCCAGAATTTGTGAGAATCATTAtgtaaaaaaacacaataaatctCAAAACTAATATAGTGTTTCAGGATTTTACTCTTTAAAAACAATGTTGGATTAAGAGTTATGGACATCTGCACCTGTAGGAAGTTGCTTCTTCTAAGTTCAGTCATGGTGATCCTGCCTGTCC
This sequence is a window from Brachyhypopomus gauderio isolate BG-103 chromosome 16, BGAUD_0.2, whole genome shotgun sequence. Protein-coding genes within it:
- the ppp2r3a gene encoding serine/threonine-protein phosphatase 2A regulatory subunit B'' subunit alpha isoform X2 — protein: MMIKEASLREDPDLRGELAFLARGCDFVLPSRFKKRLKSFQQAQIQPEKKAGSPSPALAPPPAAAPPSPPPPPSKVVEPPPPSSINIPRFHFPRGLPHCTANYDEAIAKIERVFTELEEEKADVYEMGKIAKACGCPLYWKAPMFNCAGGERTGFVSVYSFIATWRKLLHSCYDDASKFVYLLAKPGCNDLEQEDFIPLLQDIVDTHPGLTFLKDAPEFHSRYITTVIQRIFYTVNRSWTGRITMTELRRSNFLQTLALLEEEDDINQITDYFSYEHFYVIYCKFWELDTDHDLFIDPKDLARYNDHASSSRIIERLFSGAVTRGNSVQREGRMSYAEFVWFLISEEDKKNHTSVEYWFRCMDMDGDGVLSMYELEYFYEEQCERMEGMGVEPLPFQDLLCQMLDLVKPEWPGKITLRDLKRCRMSHIFFDTFFNLEKYLDHEQRDPFAVQKDVDGDGPEPSDWDKFAAEEYEILVAEETASEQLHEGSFEDDYETDEIAVPSEIGNKMDKLVISDLAV